A single region of the Triticum dicoccoides isolate Atlit2015 ecotype Zavitan chromosome 2B, WEW_v2.0, whole genome shotgun sequence genome encodes:
- the LOC119363918 gene encoding dirigent protein 1-like has translation MAPHAAVLLSLLLLTTCAADTHLHFFLHDVVSGSNPTAVQVIKGPASSSNALPGVAFGDTTVIDDALTESSSPTSAPVGRAQGFYMMSSQSGMVLMMCVNLLLTTGDYNGSTLAVIGRDDVMTTTRELSVVGGTGKFRMATGYVVWKTNSSSGADATIELDVYTTGLNGTTIDANAPVSPIDGGGAGAAGGATGKSSSGAAALRGAVPYGWANAWVAAVLVALAGCVW, from the coding sequence ATGGCTCCTCACGCCGctgtcctcctctccctcctcctgcTCACCACCTGCGCGGCGGACACGCACCTCCACTTCTTCCTCCACGACGTGGTCTCCGGCAGCAACCCGACGGCGGTGCAGGTCATCAAGGGTCCTGCCTCGTCGTCCAACGCCCTCCCGGGCGTGGCCTTCGGCGACACGACCGTCATCGACGACGCGCTGACGGAGTCCTCGTCGCCGACGTCGGCGCCCGTGGGGCGCGCGCAGGGGTTCTACATGATGTCGTCGCAGTCGGGCATGGTGCTGATGATGTGCGTGAACCTGCTGCTCACCACGGGGGACTACAACGGCAGCACGCTGGCCGTCATCGGCCGCGACGACGTCATGACCACCACGCGGGAGCTCTCCGTGGTGGGCGGCACGGGGAAGTTCCGGATGGCGACGGGGTACGTGGTGTGGAAGACCAACAGCTCGAGCGGCGCCGACGCCACCATCGAGCTTGACGTCTACACCACCGGCCTCAACGGCACCACCATCGACGCCAACGCGCCCGTCTCCCCCATCGACGGGGGCGGCGCCGGTGCGGCCGGCGGCGCCACCGGCAAGTCGTCCTCGGGCGCGGCGGCGCTGAGAGGAGCAGTGCCGTACGGGTGGGCCAACGCGTGGGTGGCCGCCGTCCTTGTAGCTCTGGCTGGTTGCGTTTGGTGA